The region AAGATAAAGCCTTAAACGCTATTAGCTTGTGTTTCTTTTTCTCTGTATTGGGCAGGGAATGAGGGCTGGCTTGCACGTGAGATGACAGAAGGattctcacaagtcacaacaaaGAGTGTGCAACGCGTTTTTTTGGGCAACGTgaaaaaaacataacaaaagtTTAATTCAAGATAAAAATCGAAGGATTAAAACAAAACGCGTTTTACTTAACCAAAATGAATAATGATTGAAATGTTCCATCTACCAAATCATTTTTATGCCTCCAAATAAATCAAAAGCACTATTCTCACTCAAGTTTTTGAGTCATTTCATTTTTAGAGGGTATTCACCGTTGAGAGATAGTAGTGACTAATTTCTAAATTGAACGTGCTTGCATCAAACGGTAAACAACTTATCATAAAATACGCTTCATTTCTAAAGACGAGAATTAAACCCTCAATCTTTTAGCGCATCTTCAATGCTAGCTTTTAGAGTTAAGTTCttaagctaagaactaagaaccaaGTTTTTAAGATTGAAGATTTGAcgtgcaattcttggttcttaaaaataagaattagtTTTTATATAAGCAACTTTACTttatgagttcttagcataatttttttttctccctcATCCAAATTGCTTTATTACTTtaggagttttgttttattgctttatgaaaataaaaaatatttaaatagtgTGGTGTGGTGAGACTAAATTAATAGCGCTAAGAGTTAAGAATTTGTGGTTGGAGCGAAATCTGCAAATGTTGTTTAAACACATGTGACAGTACAAGCTCACataaataatgctaagaactaaTAACTACAAACCTAGGGATAGAGATGCTCTTAGTTAAGAGATGAGGTGAACTAACCACCATATCACACTTGTGATTAAATTTGAGTCATTAATGAAGGGTTCGCCAACTAAtgtgtgtaaaactttttatagTTAATTATCGTATAAAGCATTATGGTAATTTGTGAATTCCGCGGTGcccaaattttttttggtataatATTTAATGTTTTCCGATTTTTattttggcttaaatatgtttttggtccctaaaaaATTAGGGTATTTTGATTAAGGCCCCTCTAAATATTTATTGTTGGTATGTACCCTTATTTTGAAATTATATGGAGGTATAAGCTCCTCTCGTTACCTTTACCTAACAGACGCTGACGTGGCATATTTTAGTGGACCTAAAATAAGgaaccatgattttagaggACCTAAATTAAAGAACCATTATTTTAGAGGGACAtaaaactcaatttttatcacGTCTAAGTCCCTCTAAAACTATGGTTCTTTGGTTTTGATCCCTCTAAACGACATAAGTTGACAGCAGGGGCTGAAATCTCAGTATCATTTTGCATTTAGGAGTGTATActaacaaaaaatgttttgaagGGCCAAACCAAAAGACCATAATTTTAGAAGACCAAAAATAtgtttaagcctttttttttttgaaataaaaaatatgtttaagCCTTTAATTTTTCCTATGTATAGTACTTTCATAATAATATCacattaatcttttttttttttcattcaagaaaccAACCACCGGGACTTTAAGAAAAGCTTACCATTATCAGAAAAAGTGGGTTGTGTCCTTTACTCATCAATACAAAAGCAAAATACAGGTAGTAAATTAATGTCAATGCACTTATGTTATGATAATTTTATTTGTATTATTTTAATTAGACATTTAGTCCAATAGTTTGGATTATGGGTAATTTTAGTCTTCTGCTAATTTCTAGTGCATATTTAATTAGCCACTCCACACttttttaattgttaaaatCGAGTCCCTCAACAACTACTcaaaactcttaaattctcattttttaaattttttgtcaAATTAAATCAACTTAATCATTGTAGAACTTTTCCCCATCAAAATACGCTAAACTAGctaaatttcaataaaaaacaaaaaaatcccaaTTTTCCATCTTTTAGAACCCTAATATCATATATTCAGCACATTCCTTCAATatttaactattttatttttttcagtttatgACTTTTAAAATTGCATTGTATATCCAATCCATCATAAACCCTACACCATTTGAAAAGGAAATGAAGATAATTAAAAGAATTTGGGATCAAAATCACATATAGTCCAAACTAAGCTAAGAGGACAAATGAAGccattattataaaaaatatgtgATAGGCGACTTTATTTTATGAACTTTTCAAAAAGATTTTTAATAAGAGCTTAAGATACAAGTCAATGTAAAttataaaaggagaaaaaagacacaattgtaaaaaaaagtttataagaAGCATAAAGTTAGTCTTGTCTAGTCTTAAAACCGCTATAGAAGCTAAGCACCAAGTAGGCTAGAGAGCTTAGCAATGATATGGTATCAGAGACAGAAAGCAAAATTTGTAGTTTATAAGTTATCAGATCAGATAATGAAAGAACTTTCATATTGTCCACTGTTGTAGGTAccacaaaatttcttttctcatttaacacaagaaaatgaaatttttaagTGGTCCAAATCCAAATAGTTTGCATATCTGTTTCCATACGATGCTGACTCAAACTAGAAAAAGCCATCTCTTGtactcattttcttcttctatatctcttttctctcttgaatCATTAGATTGGGGAAGACCGTCATCAATTatgcttttcttcttttttccctttctttttgaTCACTTGTCAAAAGTTCTTGGCTTGTGAAATGACTAATGAATTGAAGAAGCAGACAAACCATGACCCATATCTACcatataactaattaatatgacttttattgaaattaatttcctCAGTATAGtaattttcattctctcttccTACTAGGAGGTTGGAAGTTTAGTAGTTACTATAGaaaaattaatactctaaaataaGATACATTGTTCATGCTGGTTTCCTGAATGGTCTGCTGGTCTAGATGGATTGTCTCCTGCCATCCAGTCTGCAACTCGGAACAAGCGGAACATAAAAAAGATACATAGTTCATCAATTTCATGTCCAAAGAGGTTCCCAAGCAGAGCCAAAATTGTTGTCCTCTAAGAAGCAGCTCATATCAACATGAGTTTGTGGCTGAATTATGTTCTGTTGTTGTTCTGGTGATTGAGTTTGAGTCATTTCCATGCAAATTAGTGCTAGTAGATTAGCATGTTGGCActgcatgttaaccatttcagcTTGAGCTTTGGCTAGTTGTGCTTGCAGCTCACTAACTTGCTTTTGAAGTTGGCATATTGCACCTGCACAGCCATAAACTGGGTCTCTGATCCTAGCATTTGCTTCATACACCATGCTACTCACAGCATCTGCTCTCTGGGATTCTGGTAGCTCCTgaaaattaatgcaattttctTGTTGTTAACTACAAATTGTACTCCAAGTAATTTGAATTTTGAGTAGTAAATAGGAAAAATTGTGCAGTGCAGGCTATGTGTTTAATGCCCCCTTTGACCAGAATTCATAGTATTGATTCCAAAATGTGGGCACCTAAGTTTGACCTATGATCTAATAAAGTGGTTACACTATGGGAGCATcccagaaaagaaagaaaagaaaaaagattaaCAAGCAGGATGTTATCTTTTCTTTTAACCCCAATGTATCTAAGTAAATCATGTTTGAGTCGCTATAATCATTATGATGAAATGCAAAACTCTTCATAACAAGTGTTCAATACAGTTGTATTCTAAGGACTCGAATGAGAGACTTTCTACTTGAATAATTTTGTCCCCTTTCTatgttttcttaattaaattgtGTCATATAAACATGAGTATAGAAATTTTAACCTTACATTTTACATTGACATTATTTAATTggtgaaaaaaaatagaaggataaataattttatatttcctATTGCTTAAGCTAAAATAATAACCCCATGCCTTCCAATTAATGTATGGAGGATGTTATTTGActtgccatttttttctttctagaaAGATTAAAAAGTGGTGGGAGTAGAAAGAAGATAGAATTATGCACAAGCTTTGATGTGTTAGGAAGTTAGAAAACAACTCATCATGCCCATCAATAAGGTACTAGCTTTTTTCTCCCACTTTTGACCAAAACCCATGATTTCATTTCTCCAAAATGACCAGTGACAATTCAACTAATATTTTGCTGTCTTTCAAGAAAATGGCATGCCATGAAGTGTGAAATGGTCACacacaaaaaattaaataataatgtgaaaaatgtaTGTTACCTGCAAGAACTTGATGATGTTGCTAGCTCCAAAGACTCTATGAGCAATGGTGAACTTGAGTGGATCAGTGGGAGGGAAATAGGGAGCCAGGACACACTTCTCCACACACCTCCGGCGGAGAATCTTGCAGGCTGCACAGGGACTAACCACCACTGGCTGAGgagatgttggaggaggaggagcggcggcggcggtggcagAGGGAGAGCGCTGAGAGGGTGAAGGGAAAGGTATAGGGGATTGTGTAGgaggtgaagaagatgaagatggggGAGAGTTAGAGAACATGGTGGGAACATGGATTGGGATTGGTGGGGAATTCACTTTGTGTGCCATCGTGTATTGTGAGAAACAGAGGAAAACAGAGGCAATATTTGAAGGGATTTTGTTTGGCTTTTGCTTTGTGGCATGTCATGGAAACTAAAGGGTGCGTGTGGCTATATATATAGACCAAAGGGGAAACATGTTGGGTCAGAGTGGGTGACTTCATCCTACGTATTATAGTGGCAAAATGACCGTGTATTTTGGAAAAGCCGTATGAAATGTCCTTCTTTGAAAAAAGATGACTCAATGGAATAACAACTCacacttcacttttttttttatactcaAATATTATCAAgttctaaaaaaattaataaattagttcTCATCAGGATTCGAACCGTAGACCATTTTCTCTTCACCCTTTCAAACCTTTATGTCTCTTATCTCTTATCATTTAAGCTAACTTTCGGAGACACTTACACTTCATAAATGGTTAGAAATTTGATTTCCGATCAccgaaattgaaaaaaattcattagTGAATCTCATGTGTTAGATTATAAAATGAGATATTAGTCTCATGATAAACGATAATGGTTAAGAACAAAAAATATCCTCGATGAAAAAATGTTCGCGGTTGATTGCAAATTGTAAGTCGCACACTAAGTTAGTAAAAAATGAGGGAGTTCAAAACTAGATATAaacttatgtttttattttttataggcaaatattagttgttagtaaattagtacaaattattcATTCTCAGGATTCGAACCTCACCCTTCACCTGCAATTACCCTTAACTCAATCATTCACCTTCAATTACCCTTAACCATGTGAGCTACGAAACCATCcaaataaaaacttataaatgCATCACAATTAAGAAACACTTTAAGCTTGTATTTATAACGTTTTTCTTGCTCATGTTTTTGTTTTAAAGTATTGTAAaatgtaatttaaatatttattttggatAGTGTGTATGTACATAAATGACCGTTTACACATTATATTTTCACGGAAGTTTTACTCATTGAATTTAATTAGTTAAATTATTTAACttgttttttttacaacaaaaaataaaaaaactacaaaaaagACTACAAGACTAACACCTCCTAGTCGAGATGAGAGTATTCTGCTGAGGTGGAGCCTCAAGATGAGTATAGGAATACTGAAGGCTAGCTCAGGAAGACAATTTGCTGCTACGTTTGCATCTCTAAAGAGTACAAGAGAGTAACACTCCAATCACGTCTCAAAAGAAGCAGAAGATCAAGGAACTCCAAACTAACTCACGAAAAGATGTCCGTCATGcgccaaaatttccacaatttCTAAACAATCCACCTTACATATAACCCTTAGCACTCcgcaagattttttttttaatgaacaaGATGTTTAAACTGTACATTGTGGAAATTATTTAACTTGATGGTGATTTAATTCTTTTTCACTCTGAAAGAATTTAGTAGTGTGTAAAGGGATTTTGTTGTGGATGCTATCAATCATGACATGGTCAAACAGTGGTCAATGGATTTTACCATGTGTTTCAGTTTTGGTGTGTTTTTacgaaataaaaagaaaactgGAGGGTtaacttaataattttcaaTGTATGATTTTTCAACAGAATCGTTATCCTATTAACGAAGATtacttaaaaaataatatacaagagAATATGATACAGCATCAACCTGGAAAGTAGTGTACGAAATGAGACTTACAGATAATTATCCGTTGTTTTCTTTGACACGGATATGTGAAATTAAGAAAGAATGGTTTGTGGCTGCTTCTGATTTTTGTTTTGTGAAATCAAATTGTATGCTAATGTAATATTTTAAGACTTTGGAAGTGACATTTTGGAAGACACTCTTATTTATCGTTTATCTtcatcttttaattttattgatttatCTTTTGTTTGTCGAACAAATAATTCTATAGTAGATAATTTGACAATTTTCTTCTAGTGATTTTATTTGGATTGAGGATCCGATACCTGTTTCTTTAATTCAGGTTAATGACCTGGCCTCCGCAGTTATTATTTTTGCTTAATGCATTTTGATCTTTTGAAAAGGGagaaaatattgaaaatttaGTTGATTGATTCACCCAAACGACTGACTTTATAGTCTTGCAAATAAACTTCTATGAAGATTGTAGATAATAATACAAATGGATGGTTGGTAACAAAACTGTAAATTTCTCAAGCCATTTAGGGtcatttttaaaacagttttcagaaacaatttttaaaaacagttttcagaagaaaaaaacag is a window of Lotus japonicus ecotype B-129 chromosome 5, LjGifu_v1.2 DNA encoding:
- the LOC130721119 gene encoding LOB domain-containing protein 1-like; protein product: MAHKVNSPPIPIHVPTMFSNSPPSSSSSPPTQSPIPFPSPSQRSPSATAAAAPPPPTSPQPVVVSPCAACKILRRRCVEKCVLAPYFPPTDPLKFTIAHRVFGASNIIKFLQELPESQRADAVSSMVYEANARIRDPVYGCAGAICQLQKQVSELQAQLAKAQAEMVNMQCQHANLLALICMEMTQTQSPEQQQNIIQPQTHVDMSCFLEDNNFGSAWEPLWT